In Nocardioides dokdonensis FR1436, the following are encoded in one genomic region:
- the recC gene encoding exodeoxyribonuclease V subunit gamma, with protein MPLHLHRATRTDRLVDGLGELLAVPLDDPFAQEVVVVPAKGVERWVTQRLSHTLGAGPRGGDGICAGVRFLTPRSLVSLLLDRDRDDPWDPDRLVWPLLGAIDASLDEPWCATLAHHLGHGRSGQDAELRRDRRWSVARRLAGLMAAYAVQRPALVTDWREGRDTDGAGGSLPEDLAWQPELWRRLLTRVPADPPDVRLARTVAALESGGAGLDLPARLSLFGHTRLPAGEVALLGALARARDVHLWLPQPSPALWESLQDLPEGRGGPVRRSEDRSVERADHPLLASLGRDTRELARTLAPLDPLDEPVDEPAEVPATLLARLQHDLRANHAPTPEERARRVHDPADRSLQVHACHGPARQVDVLREVLVGLLQDDPTLQPRDILVMCPDIETYAPLVSAGFGLADAVDETEGGGHPAHRLRVRLADRALTSTNPLLALAASLVELAGGRVSASDVLDLAGSAACRTRFALGDDDLERIGRWVGSAGIRWGLDAPHRGAFSMAAFEHNTWRAGLDRVLLGVAMSGDDHRRVGRGLPLDDVGSSDVDLVGRFAELVDRLDACITALSNAEDAATWMGALADGVRSLGDVAPDDAWQLAQLDRELARAAAAAATDGPGVRLRLADVRALLASRLGGRPTRANFRTGTLTVCTMVPMRSVPHRVVCLVGLDDGVFPRSLTPDGDDVLARDPLTGEQDVRSEDRQLLLDAVLAATETLVVTYTGANEHSGAPRPPAVPLGEVLDAADRTCAAAVRASVLTRHPLQPYDARNLTAGGLLVHEPRPFSFDTAALGGARAAAGERIAPPPLLTGDLPALERGDVSLADLRSFFAHPVRSFLRQRLDVSTPLEPDEVGDAIPVSLDSLETWAVGDHLLREVLAGQDPVAVMTAEQLRGTLPPGVLGELALRGVVEESQRLFERTADLRVGSPRTLDVDVDLGDGRRLTGTVTGVHGSKVLSLGYSRLGAKQRLSSWVDLLALSAAHPDEVFTAHAVGRERAGPRRALAGPVDHRAVDWLRRLVELRDLGLRRPLPIPVRTAAAWAEGHARSLQGDDVSPEDLARKAWETDPHHPLGILGEDADAYHRRTFGDGADLSVLLDAGLAEHAWTLWEPLLTGGEQMGPL; from the coding sequence GTGCCGCTCCACCTCCACCGCGCCACGCGCACCGACCGGCTCGTCGACGGCCTCGGCGAGCTGCTCGCCGTGCCCCTGGACGACCCGTTCGCCCAGGAGGTCGTGGTGGTGCCCGCCAAGGGCGTGGAGCGGTGGGTGACCCAGCGGCTCTCGCACACCCTCGGCGCCGGGCCGCGCGGCGGCGACGGCATCTGCGCGGGCGTGCGGTTCCTGACGCCGCGTTCACTGGTCTCGCTGCTGCTCGACCGCGACCGCGACGACCCGTGGGACCCCGACCGGCTGGTCTGGCCGCTGCTGGGCGCCATCGACGCCTCGCTCGACGAGCCGTGGTGCGCCACCCTGGCCCACCACCTCGGACACGGTCGCTCCGGGCAGGACGCCGAGCTGCGCCGCGACCGGCGCTGGTCGGTGGCGCGGCGCCTGGCCGGGCTGATGGCGGCGTACGCCGTGCAGCGACCGGCGCTGGTGACCGACTGGCGCGAGGGGCGTGACACCGACGGCGCGGGCGGGTCGCTGCCCGAGGACCTGGCCTGGCAGCCTGAGCTGTGGCGGCGCCTGCTCACGCGGGTGCCCGCCGACCCGCCCGACGTGCGGCTGGCGCGCACCGTGGCCGCGTTGGAGAGCGGCGGGGCGGGCCTCGACCTGCCCGCTCGGCTCTCGCTCTTCGGCCACACCCGGCTGCCTGCCGGCGAGGTCGCACTGCTGGGCGCCCTGGCCCGCGCCCGGGACGTGCACCTGTGGCTGCCGCAGCCCTCGCCGGCGCTGTGGGAGAGCCTGCAGGATCTGCCGGAGGGACGGGGCGGCCCGGTCCGCCGCTCCGAGGACCGCTCGGTCGAGCGCGCCGACCACCCGCTGCTCGCCTCGCTGGGCCGCGACACCCGGGAGCTCGCCCGCACCCTGGCGCCGCTGGACCCGCTGGACGAGCCGGTCGACGAGCCCGCCGAGGTGCCGGCCACCCTGCTGGCGCGCCTCCAGCACGACCTGCGCGCCAACCACGCGCCCACGCCCGAGGAGCGGGCCCGCCGGGTCCACGACCCGGCCGACCGCAGCCTGCAGGTGCACGCCTGCCACGGCCCGGCCCGCCAGGTCGACGTGCTGCGCGAGGTGCTGGTCGGCCTCCTGCAGGACGACCCGACCCTCCAGCCGCGCGACATCCTCGTGATGTGCCCCGACATCGAGACCTACGCCCCGCTGGTCTCGGCCGGCTTCGGCCTGGCCGACGCCGTCGACGAGACCGAGGGGGGCGGCCACCCGGCGCACCGGCTGCGGGTACGGCTGGCCGACCGGGCCCTGACCAGCACCAACCCGCTGCTCGCCCTCGCCGCCTCCCTGGTCGAGCTCGCCGGGGGCCGGGTGAGCGCCTCCGACGTCCTCGACCTCGCGGGCTCGGCCGCCTGCCGGACCCGCTTCGCGCTCGGCGACGACGACCTGGAGCGGATCGGGCGGTGGGTCGGCAGCGCCGGCATCCGCTGGGGGCTCGACGCCCCGCACCGCGGCGCGTTCTCGATGGCCGCCTTCGAGCACAACACCTGGCGCGCCGGGCTCGACCGGGTCCTGCTCGGGGTCGCGATGAGCGGCGACGACCACCGCCGCGTCGGGCGCGGCCTGCCCCTCGACGACGTGGGCAGCTCCGACGTCGACCTCGTGGGCCGCTTCGCCGAGCTCGTCGACCGGCTCGACGCCTGCATCACCGCGCTGTCGAACGCCGAGGACGCCGCGACGTGGATGGGCGCGCTCGCCGACGGCGTGCGCAGCCTGGGCGACGTGGCCCCCGACGACGCCTGGCAGCTGGCCCAGCTCGACCGCGAGCTGGCCCGGGCCGCCGCCGCTGCCGCCACCGACGGGCCCGGGGTGCGGCTGCGCCTGGCCGACGTGCGTGCCCTGCTCGCCTCCCGGCTCGGCGGACGCCCGACCCGGGCCAACTTCCGCACCGGCACCCTCACCGTCTGCACGATGGTGCCGATGCGCTCGGTGCCGCACCGGGTGGTGTGCCTGGTCGGCCTCGACGACGGCGTCTTCCCCCGCAGCCTGACGCCCGACGGTGACGACGTGCTCGCCCGCGACCCGCTCACCGGCGAGCAGGACGTGCGCAGCGAGGACCGGCAGCTGCTGCTGGACGCGGTGCTCGCCGCCACCGAGACGCTGGTGGTCACCTACACCGGCGCCAACGAGCACTCCGGGGCCCCGCGCCCGCCCGCGGTGCCCCTCGGCGAGGTGCTCGACGCCGCCGACCGGACCTGTGCCGCAGCGGTGCGCGCCAGCGTGCTGACCCGCCACCCGCTCCAGCCCTACGACGCCCGCAACCTGACGGCCGGCGGGCTGCTGGTGCACGAACCGCGGCCCTTCAGCTTCGACACCGCGGCGCTGGGCGGCGCCCGGGCCGCCGCCGGCGAGCGGATCGCGCCACCGCCGCTGCTGACCGGCGACCTGCCCGCGCTGGAGCGTGGCGACGTCAGCCTGGCCGACCTGCGCTCCTTCTTCGCCCACCCGGTGCGCAGCTTCCTGCGCCAGCGCCTCGACGTGTCCACGCCGCTGGAGCCCGACGAGGTCGGCGACGCCATCCCCGTCTCCCTGGACTCGCTCGAGACCTGGGCCGTGGGTGACCACCTGCTCCGCGAGGTGCTGGCCGGCCAGGACCCGGTGGCCGTCATGACCGCCGAGCAGCTGCGCGGCACGCTGCCGCCCGGCGTCCTGGGCGAGCTCGCGCTGCGCGGCGTGGTCGAGGAGTCGCAGCGGCTCTTCGAGCGCACCGCCGACCTGCGCGTCGGCTCGCCACGCACCCTCGACGTCGACGTCGACCTGGGAGACGGGCGGCGGCTGACCGGCACCGTCACCGGTGTCCACGGCAGCAAGGTGCTCTCGCTGGGCTACTCCCGCCTCGGCGCCAAGCAGCGGCTCTCCTCGTGGGTCGACCTGCTCGCGCTCTCGGCCGCCCACCCCGACGAGGTCTTCACGGCCCACGCCGTGGGCCGCGAGCGGGCCGGGCCGCGGCGGGCCCTGGCCGGCCCCGTCGACCACCGGGCGGTGGACTGGTTGCGCCGGCTCGTGGAGCTGCGCGACCTCGGGCTTCGTCGTCCCCTCCCGATCCCGGTGCGCACCGCGGCCGCCTGGGCCGAGGGCCACGCCCGCAGCCTCCAGGGCGACGACGTGTCGCCCGAGGACCTGGCCCGCAAGGCCTGGGAGACCGACCCGCACCACCCCCTCGGGATCCTGGGCGAGGACGCCGACGCCTACCACCGGCGCACCTTCGGCGACGGCGCCGACCTCTCGGTGCTGCTCGACGCCGGGCTCGCCGAGCACGCGTGGACCCTCTGGGAGCCGTTGCTCACCGGCGGTGAGCAGATGGGACCCCTCTGA
- a CDS encoding UvrD-helicase domain-containing protein, with protein sequence MTTDFDVCAPTLPAPGTTTLLEASAGTGKTWTIGALVTRYVVEGVARLDDMLVVTFGRAASQELRERVRAQLVEAERALAGDPDVPAGSDLLRLLVGDGSDREVRHRRVLEALAGFDAATIATTHQFCALVLESLGVAGDTDSRARLVEDLDDLVREVVDDLYLRAFAFAETDPVFSHADALAIARAAVRDPQARLEPADADRSTPVGRRVGFAEKVREELDLRKRRLGILSYDDLLLQLSRALEAEDSPARTRMQERWSVVLVDEFQDTDPVQWEVLDRAFSGVATMVLIGDPKQAIYAFRGGDVTTYLKAARTADRRESLGVNWRSDAALLAACQELLVGARLGDEQIVVHPVTAHHRDRRLEGAPVEAPLRLRAVRRDTFARRPTTMLTVAQVRPHVARDLALDVRRLLASGATFDGRELEPRDVAVISYRHADLAAAQRALVEVGVPAVIAGGGSVFATPAAVEWLTLLEALEQPHRSSRVRAAALTCFVGRTAEEIDAGGGPEADRVTDEVADVLRRWVDLVARRGVAAVMEAASASGMPARVLREIGGERRLTDLRHIGEALHETAQREHLGLVSLLAWLREQVAEGRAGRGAERTRRLDSDAAAVQLVTIHASKGLQYPVVYLPALADRFVPKPVRPLFHDDRGVRCLDVGGQRDAGAEGWGESVRRWADEEAGEWLRLLYVALTRAQGQVVCWWAPTKNATSSPLHRLLMRPEGGPSVPDAPAVPGDDEVVTLFSAWAQRGGPVPEAALWGDPPPVPPRPEVGHLEARHFERAVDTAWRRTSYSALTATLTAEPATGAAGLPGAGPAGSGAAVGSEPEVTPRDDEPDGPATANAPTAAPDEPGTAAPVPAELQLDSPMAALPVGATFGSLVHAVLEHTDPHAPDLHAELLGHVVEQLVWWPVDVDPEALATALVAVCESPLGGAAPGLRLRDVGLRDRLREMDFELPLSGGDLAPGAADDPAAQVRLGDLAPLLRRHLDDDDPVRGYATALEQPALGDQPLRGYLTGSVDVVLRTPGSDGPRYVIVDYKTNWLGPIDEPLTAHAYRPEALDAAMVHSDYPLQALLYAVVLHRFLRWRQPGYDPERHLGGVLYLYLRGMCGADTPWVDGEPCGVFRWTPPVALLEAVSDLLDGGAP encoded by the coding sequence ATGACCACCGACTTCGACGTCTGCGCCCCGACGCTGCCGGCCCCGGGCACCACCACCCTGCTCGAGGCCAGCGCGGGCACCGGCAAGACCTGGACCATCGGCGCGCTCGTGACCCGCTACGTCGTCGAGGGCGTGGCCCGGCTCGACGACATGCTCGTGGTCACCTTCGGCCGGGCCGCCAGCCAGGAGCTGCGCGAGCGGGTGCGGGCCCAGCTCGTCGAGGCCGAGCGCGCCCTGGCCGGGGACCCCGACGTCCCTGCCGGCAGCGACCTGCTGCGCCTGCTGGTCGGCGACGGCAGCGACCGGGAGGTCCGGCACCGGCGCGTCCTCGAGGCGCTGGCCGGCTTCGACGCCGCCACCATCGCCACCACCCACCAGTTCTGCGCCCTGGTGCTGGAGTCCCTCGGTGTCGCCGGTGACACCGACTCCCGGGCCCGGCTCGTCGAGGACCTCGACGACCTGGTGCGCGAGGTGGTCGACGACCTCTACCTGCGGGCCTTCGCCTTCGCCGAGACCGACCCCGTCTTCAGCCACGCCGACGCCCTGGCGATCGCCCGGGCCGCGGTCCGCGACCCGCAGGCCCGCCTCGAGCCCGCCGACGCCGACCGGTCCACGCCGGTCGGCCGCCGGGTCGGCTTCGCCGAGAAGGTCCGTGAGGAGCTCGACCTGCGCAAGCGCCGGCTCGGGATCCTGTCCTACGACGACCTGCTGCTCCAGCTCTCCCGGGCGCTGGAGGCCGAGGACTCGCCGGCGCGCACCCGCATGCAGGAGCGCTGGAGCGTGGTGCTGGTCGACGAGTTCCAGGACACCGACCCGGTGCAGTGGGAGGTCCTCGACCGGGCGTTCAGCGGCGTCGCCACGATGGTGCTCATCGGTGACCCCAAGCAGGCCATCTACGCCTTCCGCGGCGGCGACGTCACGACGTACCTCAAGGCGGCCCGCACCGCCGACCGGCGCGAGAGCCTCGGCGTCAACTGGCGCAGCGACGCCGCCCTGCTGGCCGCCTGCCAGGAGCTGCTCGTCGGCGCCCGGCTCGGCGACGAGCAGATCGTGGTGCACCCGGTGACCGCCCACCACCGCGACCGTCGGCTCGAGGGCGCCCCGGTCGAGGCGCCGCTGCGGCTGCGCGCGGTGCGCCGCGACACCTTCGCCCGCCGGCCCACCACGATGCTCACCGTCGCGCAGGTGCGCCCGCACGTCGCGCGCGACCTGGCCCTCGACGTACGCCGCCTGCTCGCCTCGGGCGCCACCTTCGACGGCCGGGAGCTGGAGCCGCGCGACGTCGCGGTCATCTCCTACCGCCACGCCGACCTGGCCGCGGCCCAGCGCGCGCTCGTCGAGGTCGGTGTCCCGGCCGTGATCGCCGGCGGGGGCAGCGTCTTCGCCACCCCGGCGGCCGTGGAGTGGCTGACCCTGCTCGAGGCGCTCGAGCAGCCGCACCGCAGCAGCCGGGTGCGCGCCGCTGCGCTGACCTGCTTCGTGGGCCGCACCGCCGAGGAGATCGACGCCGGGGGCGGGCCGGAGGCCGACCGGGTCACCGACGAGGTCGCCGACGTGCTGCGTCGCTGGGTCGACCTGGTCGCCCGGCGTGGCGTGGCCGCGGTGATGGAGGCGGCCTCGGCGTCCGGGATGCCGGCGCGGGTGCTGCGCGAGATCGGGGGCGAGCGTCGCCTCACCGACCTGCGCCACATCGGCGAGGCGCTGCACGAGACCGCCCAGCGCGAGCACCTCGGGCTCGTCTCGCTGCTCGCCTGGCTGCGCGAGCAGGTGGCCGAGGGTCGCGCGGGCCGCGGCGCGGAGCGCACCCGCCGGCTCGACTCCGACGCGGCCGCCGTGCAGCTGGTGACCATCCACGCCAGCAAGGGGCTGCAGTACCCCGTCGTCTACCTGCCGGCCCTGGCCGACCGCTTCGTGCCCAAGCCGGTGCGGCCCCTCTTCCACGACGACCGCGGCGTGCGCTGCCTCGACGTCGGCGGCCAGCGCGACGCCGGCGCCGAGGGCTGGGGCGAGAGCGTGCGGCGCTGGGCCGACGAGGAGGCCGGCGAGTGGCTGCGGCTGCTCTACGTCGCGCTGACCCGCGCCCAGGGCCAGGTCGTGTGCTGGTGGGCGCCGACCAAGAACGCGACGTCCTCCCCGCTGCACCGCCTGCTGATGCGGCCCGAGGGCGGCCCGAGCGTGCCCGACGCGCCCGCGGTGCCCGGCGACGACGAGGTCGTCACCCTGTTCTCCGCCTGGGCGCAGCGGGGCGGGCCGGTGCCGGAAGCGGCCCTGTGGGGCGACCCGCCGCCGGTGCCGCCGCGACCCGAGGTCGGCCACCTGGAGGCCCGGCACTTCGAGCGCGCCGTCGACACCGCGTGGCGGCGGACGTCGTACTCCGCGCTCACCGCGACGCTGACCGCCGAACCGGCCACCGGCGCCGCCGGTCTCCCCGGCGCGGGGCCCGCCGGGTCCGGTGCCGCGGTCGGCAGCGAGCCTGAGGTCACCCCGCGCGACGACGAGCCCGACGGCCCGGCGACGGCGAACGCCCCCACCGCGGCGCCGGACGAGCCCGGCACCGCCGCACCCGTGCCCGCCGAGCTGCAGCTCGACTCCCCGATGGCCGCGCTGCCGGTCGGCGCGACCTTCGGGTCGCTGGTCCACGCCGTGCTCGAGCACACCGACCCGCACGCCCCCGACCTGCACGCCGAGCTCCTCGGGCACGTCGTCGAGCAGCTCGTGTGGTGGCCTGTCGACGTCGACCCCGAGGCGCTCGCCACAGCGCTGGTCGCGGTGTGCGAGTCACCGCTGGGCGGTGCCGCGCCGGGGCTGCGGCTGCGGGACGTCGGCCTGCGCGACCGGCTGCGCGAGATGGACTTCGAGCTGCCCCTCTCCGGCGGCGACCTGGCCCCCGGCGCGGCGGACGACCCGGCCGCGCAGGTGCGCCTCGGCGATCTCGCGCCGCTGCTGCGCCGGCACCTGGACGACGACGACCCGGTGCGCGGCTACGCCACCGCGCTCGAGCAGCCGGCGCTGGGCGACCAGCCCCTGCGGGGCTACCTGACGGGGTCGGTCGACGTGGTCCTGCGCACCCCGGGGTCCGACGGCCCGCGCTACGTGATCGTCGACTACAAGACCAACTGGCTGGGGCCCATCGACGAACCCCTCACCGCGCACGCCTACCGTCCCGAGGCGCTCGACGCCGCGATGGTGCACTCCGACTACCCCCTCCAGGCACTGCTCTACGCCGTGGTGCTGCACCGCTTCCTGCGCTGGCGCCAGCCCGGGTACGACCCCGAGCGGCACCTGGGCGGGGTGCTCTACCTCTACCTGCGCGGCATGTGCGGCGCGGACACGCCCTGGGTCGACGGCGAGCCCTGCGGCGTCTTCCGCTGGACCCCGCCCGTGGCCCTGCTGGAGGCCGTCTCGGACCTGCTCGACGGAGGCGCCCCGTGA
- the recD gene encoding exodeoxyribonuclease V subunit alpha, protein MTQPDPLPAHDHRRARSASGLLARFNDTGLVETADVHVARRVAALAGESDDQVLLAVALAVRGVRSGSVCVDLATVPALLEHPDWPEPGAWVAAVAASPLVDQGVLHVEDGTVYLDRYHRLETQVCDDLVTRVAAPAPQVDHASLEAARARIRGARLSDQQERAAVGAVGRWTTVLTGGPGTGKTTTVARLLVLLADQAAARGERFSVALTAPTGKAATRLQEAVLAELAGLDPADRERVGRPETMTLHRLLGWRPDNATRFRHDRGNRLKHDLVVVDESSMVELTMMGRLLEAMRPESRLVLVGDPRQLTSVGAGAVLADVVRGFADHFGEDSAASPVASLSENFRSTEDIKQLAEALRLGDADEVLATLRRPSDEVELVELPPEPGPGEATTAVPAVAAALRERSLDLALRVRRHAEAGEHEPAVAALDTHRLLCAHRDGPFGVRFWNRQVERWLAEELGEPVLGEWYVGRPLLVTTNDYTLEVYNGETGAVVRQPDGRLRAWISGSEQLRDFSPARLEAVETMHAMTVHKSQGSQAAHVTVLLPEADSRLLTRELFYTAITRAQQHVRVVASEAAVRAAVGREAQRASGLRERLARSLSAATAG, encoded by the coding sequence GTGACCCAGCCCGACCCGCTGCCCGCCCACGACCACCGCCGCGCGCGCTCCGCCTCCGGGCTGCTGGCGCGCTTCAACGACACCGGCCTGGTCGAGACCGCCGACGTGCACGTGGCCCGCCGGGTTGCGGCGCTGGCCGGTGAGAGCGACGACCAGGTGCTGCTCGCCGTGGCGCTCGCGGTGCGCGGGGTGCGCTCCGGGTCGGTCTGCGTCGACCTCGCCACCGTCCCGGCCCTGCTCGAGCACCCCGACTGGCCCGAGCCGGGGGCCTGGGTCGCGGCGGTCGCCGCCTCCCCGCTGGTCGACCAGGGCGTGCTGCACGTCGAGGACGGCACCGTCTACCTCGACCGCTACCACCGCCTCGAGACGCAGGTCTGCGACGACCTGGTCACCCGGGTCGCGGCGCCGGCGCCGCAGGTCGACCACGCCTCCCTCGAGGCGGCCCGCGCCCGGATCCGCGGCGCGCGCCTCAGCGACCAGCAGGAGCGGGCCGCTGTCGGTGCCGTCGGACGCTGGACCACCGTGCTCACCGGTGGGCCCGGCACCGGCAAGACGACGACGGTGGCCCGGTTGCTGGTGCTCCTCGCCGACCAGGCCGCGGCCCGCGGCGAGCGGTTCTCGGTGGCCCTGACCGCGCCCACCGGCAAGGCCGCGACCCGGCTCCAGGAGGCCGTGCTCGCCGAGCTGGCCGGCCTCGACCCGGCCGACCGCGAGCGGGTCGGGCGACCCGAGACGATGACCCTGCACCGGCTGCTGGGCTGGCGGCCCGACAACGCCACCCGCTTCCGCCACGACCGCGGCAACCGGCTCAAGCACGACCTCGTCGTCGTCGACGAGTCCTCGATGGTCGAGCTGACGATGATGGGGCGCCTGCTCGAGGCGATGCGTCCGGAGTCCCGGCTGGTCCTGGTCGGGGACCCCCGCCAGCTGACCTCGGTGGGTGCGGGTGCGGTGCTCGCCGACGTCGTGCGCGGCTTCGCCGACCACTTCGGCGAGGACTCCGCGGCCTCCCCGGTGGCCTCGCTGAGCGAGAACTTCCGTTCCACCGAGGACATCAAGCAGCTCGCCGAGGCGCTGCGCCTCGGGGACGCCGACGAGGTGCTGGCGACGCTGCGACGCCCCAGCGACGAGGTCGAGCTGGTCGAGCTGCCCCCCGAGCCAGGGCCCGGCGAGGCCACGACGGCGGTGCCCGCGGTCGCCGCGGCGCTGCGCGAGCGCTCTCTCGACCTCGCCCTGCGGGTCCGGCGGCACGCCGAGGCCGGCGAGCACGAGCCGGCCGTGGCCGCCCTGGACACCCACCGGCTGCTGTGCGCGCACCGCGATGGGCCGTTCGGCGTACGGTTCTGGAACCGGCAGGTCGAGCGGTGGCTGGCCGAGGAGCTCGGCGAGCCCGTGCTCGGCGAGTGGTACGTCGGCCGCCCGTTGCTGGTGACCACCAACGACTACACGCTCGAGGTCTACAACGGCGAGACCGGCGCGGTCGTGCGCCAGCCCGACGGCCGCTTGCGCGCCTGGATCTCCGGCTCCGAGCAGCTGCGCGACTTCTCCCCGGCCCGTCTCGAGGCCGTCGAGACCATGCACGCCATGACGGTGCACAAGAGCCAGGGCAGCCAGGCCGCGCACGTGACCGTGCTGCTGCCCGAGGCCGACTCGCGGCTGCTGACCCGCGAGCTCTTCTACACCGCGATCACCCGCGCCCAGCAGCACGTGCGGGTCGTGGCCTCCGAGGCCGCGGTGCGGGCCGCCGTGGGGCGCGAGGCGCAGCGGGCCTCGGGGCTGCGCGAGCGGCTGGCCCGCAGCCTGTCCGCGGCCACGGCGGGGTGA
- a CDS encoding amino acid-binding protein produces MSFLLRVELPDVPGSLGRLATSIGEAGGDIEAIEIIEKIDGSAIDDVLLELEPGTMPDAIVTACHALPGVRVVWISRYAAGGQLFLDLEAVEELTANPAQALDRLIDLLPLTFRADWAARVHRVQGIVHATDAAPSELPFVEVVRTKRIEIDGDDNNVYVAAYLTGNEVVLLGRRGGPEFLDSELARAGHLCALAVGIARP; encoded by the coding sequence GTGTCCTTCCTGCTGCGTGTCGAGCTGCCCGACGTCCCTGGCTCCCTGGGGCGCCTGGCGACCAGCATCGGTGAGGCGGGCGGCGACATCGAGGCCATCGAGATCATCGAGAAGATCGACGGCTCGGCGATCGACGACGTGCTGCTCGAGCTCGAGCCGGGCACCATGCCCGACGCCATCGTCACCGCCTGCCACGCGCTGCCCGGGGTCCGGGTCGTGTGGATCAGCCGGTACGCCGCCGGCGGCCAGCTCTTCCTCGACCTCGAGGCCGTGGAGGAGCTCACCGCCAACCCCGCCCAGGCGCTGGACCGTCTCATCGACCTGCTGCCGCTGACCTTCCGCGCCGACTGGGCGGCGCGCGTGCACCGGGTGCAGGGCATCGTGCACGCCACCGACGCCGCACCCTCGGAGCTCCCGTTCGTCGAGGTGGTGCGCACCAAGCGCATCGAGATCGACGGCGACGACAACAACGTCTACGTCGCCGCCTACCTGACCGGCAACGAGGTGGTCCTGCTCGGCCGTCGGGGCGGCCCCGAGTTCCTGGACTCCGAGCTGGCCCGCGCAGGACACCTGTGCGCACTGGCCGTCGGGATCGCCCGGCCCTGA
- a CDS encoding 1,4-dihydroxy-2-naphthoyl-CoA synthase: MSAIDAVSEIFDAEAWYVVPGFEDLTDLTYHRARAHGTVRVAFDRPDVLNAFRPHTVDELLRVLEHARTSSDVGCVLLTGNGPGERHGKWAFCTGGDQRIRGRAGYQYAEGESAETVDKARLGRLHILEVQRLIRFMPKVVIAVVPGWAAGGGHSLHVVCDLTLASAEEARFKQTDADVGSFDGGFGSAYLARQVGQKKAREIFFLGAEYSAAEAVAMGAVNQAVPHAELETVALEWGRLVNGKSPTAQRMLKYSFNAIDDGLVGQQLFAGETTRLAYMTDEAAEGRDQFLEKRDPDWSEYPWYY; the protein is encoded by the coding sequence ATGAGCGCCATCGACGCAGTGTCGGAGATCTTCGACGCCGAGGCCTGGTACGTCGTCCCCGGCTTCGAGGACCTGACCGACCTGACCTACCACCGGGCCCGCGCCCACGGCACCGTCCGGGTGGCCTTCGACCGGCCCGACGTGCTCAACGCGTTCCGCCCGCACACGGTCGACGAGCTGCTGCGGGTGCTCGAGCACGCCCGCACCTCCAGCGACGTCGGCTGCGTGCTGCTGACCGGCAACGGCCCGGGCGAGCGGCACGGCAAGTGGGCCTTCTGCACCGGCGGCGACCAGCGCATCCGCGGCCGCGCCGGCTACCAGTACGCCGAGGGCGAGAGCGCCGAGACCGTCGACAAGGCCCGTCTCGGGCGGCTGCACATCCTCGAGGTGCAGCGGCTGATCCGCTTCATGCCCAAGGTCGTCATCGCCGTGGTGCCCGGCTGGGCCGCCGGCGGCGGGCACTCGCTGCACGTGGTGTGCGACCTGACCCTGGCCAGCGCCGAGGAGGCGCGCTTCAAGCAGACCGACGCCGACGTCGGCTCCTTCGACGGCGGCTTCGGGTCGGCGTACCTGGCCCGTCAGGTGGGCCAGAAGAAGGCCCGCGAGATCTTCTTCCTCGGCGCCGAGTACTCCGCCGCCGAGGCGGTGGCGATGGGTGCGGTCAACCAGGCCGTCCCGCACGCCGAGCTCGAGACGGTCGCCCTGGAGTGGGGTCGCCTCGTCAACGGCAAGAGCCCCACCGCGCAGCGGATGCTCAAGTACTCCTTCAACGCCATCGACGACGGCCTGGTCGGCCAGCAGCTCTTCGCCGGCGAGACCACTCGCCTGGCCTACATGACCGACGAGGCCGCCGAGGGGCGCGACCAGTTCCTCGAGAAGCGCGACCCGGACTGGTCCGAGTACCCCTGGTACTACTGA